A part of Prolixibacteraceae bacterium genomic DNA contains:
- the polA gene encoding DNA polymerase I — protein sequence MADEKRIFLLDAYALIYRSYFAFIKNPRYNSKGLNTSAMLGFTNTLEDLLRKENPDYIAVVFDVHAPTFRHKMYPEYKANREAMPEDLRASIPYIRDIIKAYNIPIVESEGYEADDVIGTLSVKAKSEDFTTYMMTPDKDYAQLVNDSVFMYKPKRMGNDTEIWGIAEVCDKFGVDDPIKVIDILGLMGDSSDNIPGCPGVGPKSATKLINQFGSINGVYENISKLKGAQKKKLEENEEQVKLSRVLAEIMLDAPVDVTFDEMKRQDPNEGELNSIFSELEFRALIQKYNSSTVSKTPQEGLFQPQQGDLFGRVSQPSLFDNLAQEEVEVPRETIAAFENSELKYYLVDTPALRADLRADLCIQSSFCFDTETTGLDPISAEIVGISFSFKEGEAYYVPISSDRSTAKEILQEFASIFKDESIEKVGQNIKYDMLILLQYGLVIKGRLFDTMIAHYLLEPELRHNLDYLCEQYLNYRKIPTESLIGKKGKNQKSMRDLPVDEVCRYACEDADFTFRLKSLFLPKLKESNLEELFLNVEMPLVHVLAIIENNGVCFDTSSMSDTQIRLTRELIQLEKEIISLAGEEFNVSSPKQLGIILFEKLNLDAKAKKTKTNQYSTSEEVLVKLKSKHQIVEKVLEFRSMKKLLSTYVEALPKLINKRTGRIHTSFNQTVTATGRLSSNNPNLQNIPIRDAQGKEIRKAFVVPDEEHLFVSADYSQVELRIMAHLSQDEGMLEAFALDIDIHTATAAKIYKVSTSEVTSDMRRKAKTANFGIIYGISAFGLSQRLNISRSEAKDLIDGYFESFPKVKEFMNMQIEVARENQYVETILKRRRYLRDINSANGMVRGMAERNAINAPIQGSAADIIKIAMNRIQARIEELKLKSKMILQVHDELNFEVCKTEFDLVCSIIKSEMENAVDLAVPLKVDIGFGVNWLEAH from the coding sequence ATGGCTGACGAGAAAAGAATATTTCTACTCGATGCTTATGCATTGATTTATCGTTCATACTTTGCTTTTATCAAGAACCCTAGGTATAATTCGAAAGGGCTTAATACTTCTGCAATGTTAGGTTTTACTAACACTTTAGAGGATCTATTGAGAAAAGAAAACCCTGATTATATTGCTGTCGTTTTTGATGTCCATGCTCCTACTTTTAGACATAAAATGTATCCAGAGTATAAAGCGAATAGAGAAGCCATGCCTGAGGATCTACGAGCTTCTATTCCTTATATCCGAGATATTATTAAGGCTTACAATATCCCAATTGTTGAATCTGAAGGTTATGAAGCTGATGATGTTATTGGAACACTATCTGTTAAGGCAAAATCAGAGGATTTTACAACTTATATGATGACTCCAGATAAGGATTATGCGCAGCTTGTTAATGACTCTGTTTTTATGTATAAACCTAAACGTATGGGGAATGATACTGAAATTTGGGGGATTGCCGAAGTTTGTGATAAGTTTGGTGTAGATGATCCCATTAAGGTCATTGATATACTTGGGTTGATGGGGGATAGTTCGGATAACATACCTGGATGCCCTGGTGTTGGACCGAAGTCTGCCACCAAATTGATTAATCAATTTGGCTCAATTAATGGTGTATACGAGAATATATCAAAACTTAAAGGTGCTCAAAAAAAGAAACTGGAGGAAAATGAAGAGCAAGTTAAACTTTCGAGGGTTCTTGCTGAAATTATGCTGGATGCTCCTGTTGATGTCACTTTTGATGAGATGAAGAGGCAAGATCCCAATGAAGGTGAATTAAACTCAATTTTTAGTGAATTAGAGTTTCGTGCATTAATTCAGAAATATAATAGTAGTACTGTTTCTAAAACTCCACAAGAAGGTCTGTTTCAACCGCAACAAGGGGATTTGTTTGGAAGAGTTTCACAACCATCTCTATTTGATAATTTAGCACAAGAAGAGGTAGAGGTTCCACGTGAAACTATTGCTGCATTTGAAAATAGCGAATTAAAATATTATCTAGTTGATACGCCTGCCTTACGAGCCGATCTCCGTGCAGATTTGTGTATACAGTCATCTTTCTGTTTTGATACTGAGACGACAGGTTTAGATCCAATATCTGCTGAGATTGTTGGAATTTCATTTTCGTTTAAAGAGGGTGAAGCTTACTATGTCCCGATATCTTCCGATAGATCAACAGCCAAAGAGATCTTGCAAGAATTTGCTTCTATATTTAAGGACGAGTCTATTGAAAAGGTAGGGCAGAACATCAAATATGATATGCTTATTTTACTACAATATGGATTAGTAATTAAAGGTAGGTTATTTGATACAATGATTGCCCACTATCTATTAGAACCTGAGTTAAGACACAACTTAGATTATTTGTGTGAGCAATATTTGAACTATAGAAAAATTCCTACGGAGAGCCTGATTGGTAAAAAGGGGAAAAATCAGAAAAGTATGCGTGACCTTCCTGTAGATGAAGTTTGTCGTTATGCTTGTGAAGATGCTGATTTTACTTTTAGGTTGAAAAGTCTTTTTTTACCTAAATTAAAAGAGTCGAACCTAGAAGAGTTGTTTCTGAATGTGGAAATGCCTCTTGTTCATGTTTTAGCTATCATTGAAAATAATGGTGTATGTTTTGACACTAGTTCGATGAGTGATACACAAATTAGATTAACAAGAGAGCTAATTCAATTAGAGAAAGAGATCATCTCTTTGGCTGGTGAAGAATTTAATGTCTCTTCCCCAAAACAGTTAGGTATTATTTTATTTGAGAAACTTAATCTAGATGCTAAAGCGAAGAAAACAAAAACAAATCAGTACTCCACTTCGGAAGAGGTGTTGGTTAAGTTAAAATCAAAGCATCAAATTGTTGAAAAAGTGTTGGAATTTCGATCTATGAAGAAACTCCTTTCTACTTATGTAGAAGCACTTCCTAAATTAATAAATAAGAGGACTGGAAGGATTCATACTTCCTTTAATCAAACTGTTACTGCAACAGGAAGACTGAGTTCTAACAACCCGAATTTACAGAACATTCCTATTCGTGATGCCCAAGGAAAGGAGATTAGAAAGGCTTTTGTTGTTCCTGATGAGGAACATTTATTTGTCTCTGCCGATTATTCTCAAGTCGAATTACGTATAATGGCTCATTTAAGTCAGGATGAAGGTATGTTGGAAGCTTTTGCTTTAGATATTGATATTCATACAGCTACTGCTGCTAAGATATATAAAGTTTCGACTTCTGAGGTGACTTCTGACATGAGACGAAAAGCAAAAACTGCTAACTTTGGAATTATTTATGGAATTTCTGCTTTTGGTTTATCACAAAGACTCAATATTTCAAGATCTGAAGCGAAAGATCTTATAGATGGGTATTTTGAATCATTTCCAAAAGTGAAAGAGTTTATGAATATGCAGATAGAAGTGGCAAGAGAGAATCAATACGTGGAGACAATATTGAAACGTAGACGTTATCTACGTGATATTAATTCTGCAAATGGCATGGTGAGAGGTATGGCTGAAAGAAATGCTATAAATGCGCCAATTCAAGGATCTGCTGCTGATATTATTAAAATTGCCATGAATCGAATTCAAGCCCGCATAGAAGAGCTTAAACTTAAATCAAAGATGATTCTTCAAGTACATGATGAATTAAATTTTGAAGTTTGTAAAACAGAATTCGATTTAGTTTGTTCTATTATTAAATCGGAAATGGAAAATGCGGTAGATTTAGCTGTCCCCTTAAAAGTAGATATTGGTTTTGGCGTAAACTGGCTTGAGGCACATTGA
- the ltrA gene encoding group II intron reverse transcriptase/maturase, whose amino-acid sequence MQKISEDSYLSEGRAELENNSRAHTFKGITEGIMETNITTDNLLERVLESGNLNKAYLQVYRNKGSHGVDEMQVESLKDYIRLHREVLIAELREGKYLPNPVRRVEIPKEPGKTRPLGIPTVVDRVIQQAISQVLSPIYEEQFSNYSFGFRPNKGAHTAIIACSQTITSGYHYAIDMDMERFFDTVNHSKLIEILSRTIKDGRLVSLIHKYLRAGVVVEEQFQETETGVPQGGPLSPLLSNIMLNELDHELTRRGHEFVRYADDIVILCKSKRGATRTMNSTIRFIEDTLFLKVNRDKTEVVRYNQIKFLGYSFYKTKGVVRFRLSKKTQRKVKRSLEGIVARNNSIGYDEIKSKLKSYIQGWVTYYRLADMKSFLKQVDEWLRRRIRMVIWKCWKRVRTKMKNLMKLGVSKNKAYEYANTRKKYWRISKSPILQTTITNKNLEKAGYITLSDYYQKVKP is encoded by the coding sequence ATGCAGAAAATATCGGAAGATAGCTACTTAAGTGAAGGTAGAGCGGAACTCGAGAATAACTCAAGAGCGCACACTTTCAAAGGGATAACTGAAGGCATTATGGAAACGAACATTACAACAGATAATTTATTAGAACGTGTCCTAGAATCAGGTAACCTAAATAAGGCTTATTTACAGGTTTATCGTAATAAAGGGAGTCATGGAGTTGATGAGATGCAAGTGGAATCCTTAAAAGATTATATCAGACTTCATCGAGAAGTTTTAATAGCAGAACTACGAGAAGGGAAGTACCTTCCCAATCCTGTACGACGAGTCGAAATACCCAAAGAACCAGGTAAAACACGCCCTTTAGGTATTCCTACTGTCGTGGATCGAGTTATTCAACAAGCCATTTCACAAGTTCTTAGTCCTATTTATGAGGAACAGTTTTCCAATTATAGCTTTGGATTCCGTCCGAATAAAGGAGCACATACAGCTATTATAGCCTGTAGCCAAACGATCACATCAGGTTATCATTATGCTATCGATATGGATATGGAAAGATTTTTCGATACCGTAAATCATAGCAAGTTGATAGAGATCTTATCACGAACGATAAAAGATGGTCGATTAGTTTCCTTAATCCATAAATATCTAAGAGCCGGAGTTGTTGTTGAAGAGCAGTTTCAAGAAACAGAAACAGGAGTTCCTCAAGGAGGACCATTAAGTCCATTGCTAAGCAACATTATGCTGAATGAATTAGACCATGAACTCACAAGACGAGGTCATGAGTTTGTTCGTTATGCAGATGATATTGTCATCTTATGTAAAAGCAAGCGAGGAGCTACACGCACGATGAATTCTACAATTCGTTTTATAGAAGATACTCTATTCTTAAAAGTGAATCGAGATAAAACAGAAGTGGTGCGCTACAATCAGATTAAGTTTCTTGGCTACAGTTTTTACAAAACAAAAGGTGTCGTTCGTTTTCGATTGTCGAAAAAGACACAACGGAAAGTGAAGCGCTCTTTGGAAGGAATTGTAGCACGGAATAATAGTATTGGTTACGATGAAATCAAATCCAAGCTTAAAAGCTATATTCAAGGATGGGTAACCTATTATCGATTGGCAGATATGAAATCATTTCTGAAACAAGTAGATGAATGGCTAAGACGACGTATCCGTATGGTAATATGGAAATGTTGGAAAAGAGTAAGAACGAAGATGAAGAATTTAATGAAACTCGGAGTTTCGAAGAACAAAGCGTATGAATATGCTAATACGAGGAAAAAGTATTGGCGCATTTCAAAGAGTCCAATTCTACAAACGACTATAACGAATAAGAATTTGGAAAAGGCAGGCTATATTACGCTAAGTGATTATTATCAGAAAGTAAAGCCGTGA
- a CDS encoding tRNA-dihydrouridine synthase family protein, producing MDLYLAPLQEFTEYSYRNAIQKHIGGFEKYFIPYISFQRDLKLKNRQKRDIAIENNPHQNIVPQILAANREEVEYLLPFLDQYNEVNINFGCPYPMATKKRRGAGIYHDINMAKEIIESTISIFKGKVSVKLRSGLETHETWKEMIDILNQYQLEEIIIHPRTASQLYKGTVELSYMKELIEKSKHPVIYNGDITTIEEFDRINEMVGIKGVMLGRGALQDIFLASKIKGKEILMPKKILESIHQDVFECISKQTDIEKQVVQKMERFWSYFSYHFVDSRKVYKKFKKSKNMLNYNEAISHAFSKMIIG from the coding sequence ATGGATTTATATCTTGCACCATTACAAGAGTTTACTGAATACAGTTATCGAAATGCCATACAAAAGCATATAGGAGGTTTTGAAAAGTATTTCATACCATATATCAGCTTTCAGAGAGACCTGAAATTGAAAAACAGACAAAAAAGAGATATTGCTATTGAGAATAACCCTCATCAAAATATAGTGCCTCAGATATTAGCAGCAAATAGAGAGGAAGTAGAATATTTACTTCCATTCTTAGACCAATATAATGAAGTAAATATCAATTTTGGATGTCCATACCCAATGGCAACAAAAAAAAGAAGAGGTGCAGGTATTTACCATGATATCAACATGGCTAAGGAGATCATAGAGAGTACTATATCCATCTTTAAGGGCAAAGTGTCAGTTAAACTTCGTAGCGGTCTTGAAACGCACGAAACATGGAAAGAGATGATCGATATTCTAAATCAATACCAGCTTGAAGAGATTATTATTCATCCAAGAACTGCAAGCCAATTATACAAAGGAACGGTTGAACTATCTTACATGAAGGAACTTATAGAAAAAAGTAAACACCCTGTTATTTACAATGGCGATATTACAACAATTGAAGAGTTCGATAGAATTAATGAGATGGTTGGCATCAAAGGTGTCATGTTAGGTAGAGGAGCTTTACAAGATATTTTTTTAGCATCAAAAATTAAAGGAAAAGAAATTTTGATGCCGAAGAAGATATTGGAATCTATACATCAAGATGTATTTGAATGCATATCTAAGCAAACAGATATTGAAAAGCAGGTCGTTCAAAAGATGGAGAGATTTTGGTCATACTTTTCATACCATTTTGTAGACAGTAGAAAAGTATATAAGAAGTTTAAGAAGTCAAAAAATATGCTGAATTATAACGAAGCCATTTCGCATGCTTTCAGTAAAATGATAATCGGGTAG
- a CDS encoding DUF4271 domain-containing protein translates to MIIQDTTSFFKEDSLANSIDSSSVVSFVTTSVVRMDGVEKKLDIYDNIGFGFLLGGFMILVSVKIIFPKYLNMIFQSLVYGNVADRLYREMPYRIGHAAFRLDVLAWLMISYYGVELVQHFTNILYPKPVLLLAVLSFTAIYSFFRYYLISFLSWIFDIHDISEEFLFNNALFIKIIGIILLIINLCVTYMETPFNVLINTSLVVVSMCFVFMFFRSILVLLRKHFSIFYLILYLCTLEILPILLISKWLLG, encoded by the coding sequence ATGATAATACAAGATACTACCTCTTTTTTTAAAGAAGATTCCTTAGCAAATAGCATTGATTCAAGTTCTGTGGTTTCTTTTGTTACAACATCTGTAGTTCGCATGGATGGTGTTGAGAAAAAATTAGATATCTATGATAATATTGGATTTGGTTTTCTGTTAGGTGGTTTTATGATTCTTGTTTCAGTCAAGATTATATTTCCTAAGTATCTTAATATGATTTTCCAATCTTTAGTTTATGGGAATGTAGCCGATCGATTATATCGCGAAATGCCTTATCGAATTGGACATGCAGCTTTTCGTCTTGACGTTCTTGCATGGTTGATGATCTCGTATTATGGAGTTGAGTTAGTCCAACACTTTACAAATATTTTGTACCCTAAACCTGTGTTGTTATTAGCTGTTCTTTCTTTTACTGCTATATATAGCTTTTTCCGTTATTATTTGATTTCTTTTCTGTCTTGGATATTTGATATTCATGACATTTCTGAGGAGTTTTTATTCAATAATGCTCTCTTTATAAAAATTATAGGTATTATTTTACTAATTATAAACCTATGTGTAACTTATATGGAGACACCTTTTAATGTACTGATAAACACATCTTTAGTGGTAGTTTCAATGTGCTTTGTCTTTATGTTTTTTAGATCAATATTGGTATTGTTAAGAAAACATTTTTCTATTTTTTATTTGATTTTGTACCTTTGTACCCTTGAAATTTTACCAATACTTTTGATATCTAAGTGGTTACTTGGATAG
- a CDS encoding uroporphyrinogen-III synthase, whose translation MKIKRILVSQPEPAAGKSPFFDLAEKNNLKIDFRPFIHVEGIPAKEFRKTRTQILDHTAVIFTSRTAIDHFFRICEETRVTVPDSLKYFCISEATAFYLQKYIVYRKRKIFVGSGRFNDLVDLMKKHKEENYLFPLSDIHKPEMPQSLEKAKLKFTKAILYKTVSSDLSDLKDVNYDLLVFYSPSGIKSLMQNFPDFEQNDTRIATFGPATAKAVEDAGLRLDVNAPIPEAPSMTMAIDRYIKMNKGEK comes from the coding sequence TTGAAGATCAAAAGGATATTAGTTTCTCAACCAGAACCAGCGGCAGGTAAGTCACCTTTTTTTGACTTAGCTGAGAAAAACAATTTAAAAATTGATTTTCGTCCATTTATTCATGTAGAAGGAATTCCAGCAAAAGAATTCCGTAAGACTCGTACACAAATTCTTGATCATACTGCGGTGATTTTTACTAGTCGCACAGCTATAGATCACTTTTTTAGAATCTGTGAAGAAACTCGTGTTACAGTTCCTGATTCGTTAAAATATTTCTGTATTTCAGAAGCAACAGCTTTTTATCTGCAAAAATATATTGTTTACCGTAAACGCAAAATATTTGTGGGTAGTGGTAGATTTAATGATTTGGTAGACTTAATGAAAAAGCACAAAGAGGAAAACTATTTGTTCCCTCTTTCTGATATCCATAAGCCTGAAATGCCTCAGTCTTTGGAAAAAGCTAAACTTAAGTTTACAAAGGCTATTTTATATAAAACAGTAAGTAGTGATCTTTCTGATTTGAAGGATGTAAACTACGACTTGTTGGTCTTTTATAGTCCATCTGGGATTAAATCATTGATGCAAAACTTCCCTGATTTTGAACAGAATGATACGAGAATTGCGACTTTTGGTCCAGCCACTGCTAAAGCAGTGGAAGATGCAGGATTACGTTTAGATGTAAATGCACCTATACCAGAAGCTCCTTCGATGACCATGGCCATTGATAGATATATCAAGATGAATAAGGGCGAAAAGTGA
- the rnpA gene encoding ribonuclease P protein component, giving the protein MDKNTFKKQERLCSQKVIEEMFSSGLSTLSFPIKAVYITNSSYADQNVGNQAAFTVPKRLFKRANKRNLLKRRMKEAYRLNKSLIPSGEVISVMFIFIGKEELPYDRIEQAMKKVMKKISQSIITKEGDQ; this is encoded by the coding sequence ATGGACAAAAACACATTTAAGAAACAGGAGAGACTATGTAGTCAGAAAGTGATCGAAGAGATGTTCTCATCTGGACTGTCGACATTAAGTTTTCCAATAAAAGCAGTTTATATAACGAACTCTTCGTATGCTGACCAAAATGTTGGAAATCAGGCTGCTTTTACAGTACCCAAGAGGTTATTTAAAAGGGCAAATAAAAGAAACTTATTAAAAAGGAGAATGAAAGAAGCCTATAGGCTTAATAAATCATTAATACCTTCTGGTGAGGTTATTTCCGTGATGTTTATTTTTATAGGAAAAGAAGAGTTGCCTTATGACCGAATTGAACAAGCAATGAAGAAAGTGATGAAGAAGATATCACAATCAATTATAACGAAAGAAGGTGATCAATAA
- a CDS encoding chorismate mutase, with translation MVTELNIRPISHWTQDEKYPLLVAGPCSLETEEQTLDTARQLAKDPRVHVYRGGVWKPRTRPGSFEGVGEIGLEWLKKVKEETGLKVGTEVANAQHTEACLKAGIDVLWIGARSTASPFVVQEIADVLKGTDATVMVKNPVNPDVQLWIGAVERLHQAGIRNLVAIHRGFTPFQETKYRNYPRWKTLIELKRLVPNLPVICDPSHIAGKRELLHEISQKAFDMGIDGLMVESHRDPSCALSDAAQQLTPIDLGLMLDKLVLRNLHIDNPSFDNKLDELRNRIDAMDHEIMELLSSRNKIVAQIGSYKKDNNVTALQIDRWTQMMNDRTNLANKLGVDETFVKILFQLIHEDSVRQQTEFIDK, from the coding sequence ATGGTAACCGAATTAAATATTCGTCCAATATCACATTGGACACAAGATGAAAAGTACCCTCTTTTGGTCGCAGGACCTTGTAGCCTTGAAACAGAAGAACAGACATTAGATACAGCAAGACAGCTTGCAAAAGATCCACGTGTACATGTATATCGAGGTGGTGTATGGAAGCCAAGAACAAGACCAGGATCATTCGAAGGAGTAGGTGAGATTGGCTTAGAGTGGCTAAAGAAAGTAAAAGAAGAAACTGGGCTTAAAGTCGGTACAGAGGTAGCAAATGCACAACACACTGAAGCTTGTCTAAAAGCAGGAATTGATGTATTATGGATTGGAGCAAGATCTACAGCAAGTCCATTTGTTGTTCAAGAGATTGCAGATGTTCTTAAAGGTACTGATGCGACTGTAATGGTTAAAAATCCGGTTAACCCTGATGTTCAACTATGGATTGGTGCTGTTGAACGACTACACCAAGCTGGAATTAGGAATTTAGTTGCAATTCACCGAGGTTTTACACCATTCCAAGAAACAAAATATCGTAACTATCCTAGATGGAAGACTTTGATAGAGCTTAAAAGACTTGTTCCAAACCTTCCAGTTATTTGTGATCCAAGCCACATTGCAGGAAAAAGAGAGTTGCTTCATGAAATAAGCCAAAAGGCTTTCGATATGGGTATCGATGGTTTAATGGTAGAGTCACACAGAGACCCTAGTTGTGCACTTAGTGATGCAGCTCAACAGTTGACACCTATCGATCTTGGTCTAATGCTAGATAAGCTCGTATTGAGAAATCTACATATTGATAATCCTAGTTTTGACAATAAACTAGACGAGCTAAGAAATCGAATAGATGCAATGGATCATGAAATTATGGAGTTGTTATCTTCTAGAAATAAGATTGTTGCACAGATCGGAAGCTATAAGAAAGACAACAATGTGACTGCATTACAAATAGATCGTTGGACACAAATGATGAATGATAGAACAAACCTAGCAAACAAGCTTGGCGTGGACGAGACTTTTGTGAAGATTCTATTTCAATTAATCCATGAAGATTCAGTAAGACAACAAACAGAATTTATTGACAAATAA
- a CDS encoding prephenate dehydrogenase, whose product MQVSIIGLGLIGGSIAKDLRQKGFCRHIVGIDSSDSNAQKALDLGIIDQIASLEEGVQNSDLVIIAIPVDHTLVILPEVLNHIKETTTVTDMGSTKQMIVDRVKKHPKRSNYVAAHPMSGTENSGPEAALEGLFENKIAIICDHQDSSVQHLALVEKMLQYLGMSIAYMSSEEQDHSTAFVSHLPHAASYALANAVLSKENKEIIFDLASGGFRSAVRLAKSSPEMWAPIFSQNKKSVLEAMDVYIRHLQSFRDNIAEDDPSSMYKDIENANKIRAVLDNHNPQLIKNEQKIIKLYTRNN is encoded by the coding sequence ATGCAAGTAAGTATTATAGGTTTAGGTTTAATCGGAGGATCTATCGCTAAAGATCTAAGACAGAAAGGTTTTTGCAGACATATTGTCGGAATCGATAGCTCTGATTCTAATGCACAGAAAGCATTAGACTTAGGAATTATAGATCAAATTGCATCTTTAGAGGAGGGGGTACAAAATAGCGACTTGGTTATCATTGCCATTCCTGTTGATCACACTTTGGTTATTCTTCCCGAAGTCCTTAACCATATCAAAGAAACTACTACAGTGACAGACATGGGTTCTACGAAGCAAATGATTGTAGATCGTGTTAAGAAGCATCCTAAGAGATCTAATTATGTTGCAGCACATCCAATGTCAGGAACTGAAAATAGTGGACCAGAAGCTGCATTAGAAGGCTTATTTGAGAATAAGATTGCGATTATATGTGATCACCAAGACTCTAGTGTTCAACACTTGGCCTTAGTTGAAAAAATGCTTCAATATTTAGGAATGTCTATAGCATATATGAGTTCTGAAGAGCAAGACCACAGCACGGCATTTGTTTCACACCTGCCCCATGCTGCATCTTATGCTTTGGCTAATGCAGTACTATCCAAAGAGAATAAAGAGATCATTTTCGATTTAGCATCAGGTGGTTTTAGATCGGCAGTGAGACTAGCAAAGAGTTCCCCTGAAATGTGGGCACCAATATTTAGTCAGAATAAAAAGTCTGTTCTTGAAGCAATGGATGTATATATCAGACACTTACAAAGCTTCAGAGATAACATAGCAGAAGATGATCCTTCATCTATGTATAAGGATATCGAGAATGCAAATAAAATTCGAGCGGTTTTAGATAATCACAACCCTCAATTAATTAAAAATGAGCAAAAAATAATCAAATTATATACCCGAAATAACTAG
- the rsgA gene encoding ribosome small subunit-dependent GTPase A — MTKGLVIKSTGSWYTVKDDEGQLHLCKIKGKFRTKGIRTTNPISVGDMVYFDLVVNSTDKNEEPVGLIKKIEPRKNYIIRKSSNLSKQSQIIAANVDQAFLIVTISHPRTLTGFIDRFLVSAEAYRIPVRLVFNKLDIYNEEDYEILEDYLHIYEGAGYECFQVSAEKDFNIDKLRNKMAGKINVLSGHSGVGKSTIINKLEPGLDIKTAEISEVHQQGKHTTTFAEMHEMKNGGYIIDTPGVRGFGITDIDKKELSHYFPEIFQHSNECQFNNCSHQHEPRCAVKEAVENGDIAYTRYDSYISMMEDSDEKYR; from the coding sequence ATGACAAAAGGATTGGTCATTAAATCAACAGGTAGTTGGTATACAGTAAAAGACGATGAAGGACAACTACACTTGTGCAAAATAAAGGGGAAATTTCGAACGAAAGGCATTCGAACTACCAATCCTATATCTGTGGGTGATATGGTTTATTTTGATCTAGTGGTAAATTCTACAGATAAAAATGAAGAGCCTGTTGGCTTAATTAAAAAGATAGAGCCACGAAAGAATTATATCATTCGTAAATCATCAAATCTATCCAAACAGAGTCAGATTATTGCTGCAAATGTGGATCAGGCATTTTTAATTGTTACCATATCACACCCAAGGACGTTGACAGGATTTATTGATCGTTTTCTAGTATCTGCAGAGGCTTATAGGATTCCAGTAAGACTTGTATTTAACAAGTTAGACATCTATAATGAAGAGGACTATGAAATCCTTGAAGATTATCTACACATTTACGAAGGAGCTGGTTATGAATGTTTTCAAGTATCCGCAGAAAAAGATTTTAATATCGATAAGCTAAGGAATAAAATGGCAGGAAAGATTAATGTTCTTTCGGGACATTCGGGTGTGGGTAAATCGACCATTATTAATAAGCTTGAACCAGGTTTAGACATTAAAACAGCAGAGATATCTGAAGTGCACCAACAAGGAAAACATACCACGACTTTTGCCGAAATGCATGAGATGAAAAATGGTGGTTATATCATTGACACACCTGGTGTACGTGGTTTTGGTATTACAGATATTGACAAAAAAGAGTTATCTCATTACTTCCCTGAAATATTCCAGCATTCGAATGAGTGCCAGTTTAACAACTGTAGTCATCAACACGAACCAAGGTGTGCGGTGAAAGAAGCTGTAGAGAATGGAGACATTGCATATACTAGATATGACAGCTATATTTCGATGATGGAAGACTCTGACGAAAAGTATAGATAA